In the Hordeum vulgare subsp. vulgare chromosome 7H, MorexV3_pseudomolecules_assembly, whole genome shotgun sequence genome, one interval contains:
- the LOC123409737 gene encoding disease resistance protein RGA5-like, with protein MLRELKEEVQIKPLLEQQVEVPSPPKHEEDEEEEAEEFPQVDNIAFSDPGPSTRDVSIRDREIGAPISASMGAMRPLVGKLDMLLQAPLLQRCSNSKRFKRVEDGIGLLKDDVQKMGSYLDQLSEVEDPPLAANCWMNEARNLSYDMEDYIDSLIFVGPENPSLVPNNIKTTRSNLKFRFCLKFLVYAKTPKTQVVSIAETLSEFRMYVLEAIERHQRYNLLSYSTLKRRLVPVGPTLPIPTQYDEEASHIVIDGWMSKFINSLVDDVGADQQLKVVSILGPSCLGKTTLANVLYSRIGKQYHCCAFVRVSKKPDMKRIFCDIFSQLQLPDHPWDFRETDLIDSIKKYLQNKRYLIIIDDLWETSVWDLINQAFPKGSQGSRIVTTTQIENVAIACCCYQSEHVFEMQPLDDDHSKKLFFNRLFGSESDCPDELKQVCDEITEICDGLPLATICIASLLRSQPVMSNDLFTYIHQSLISCFSAVPTSERTRQALNLSYNNLPRYLKTCLLYLNMYPEGYTFLKDDLVKQWVAEGLIYAIEGQDIEKVAESYLYQLIGRSFIQPISVSYNKEVLSCQVHGMIHDLIAHKSAEENFIVAIDYRCRKNVSLSHKVRRLSLVFGDARYAKTPTNIRNSQVRSVRFSGLLESMPCLTEFKLVRVLNLQLSGQGCHDDDIADLTGISEMFQLRYLKIACDVCVKLPSHVLQYLGTLDITDARLAPVPWDVNFPRLLHLHLSLPVQRDLLDGIDRIRSPSLMSIGKLNNLQELHLTISSLSTFQHVAKNIEALGSLLGGHGNLKTIAVAHASSVINTAASKSNILWDCMEPPPLLQRFEFSPHSSCIFSQVPLWVGKLGNLCILKIAVRELMMNSVDILRGLPALTALSLYVQTPPDDNIIFDTAGFSVLKYFKFTFMRGIACVKFEADAMPNLWKLKLVFNIIPPMDQQLILCSNHPQWKTYGHGTALISIDYMPGLREIFTKFGGAAADLEYVSRTGVISNHPSNPIIDVQLADSGSYADESTETEITSTNEILEERPDEIIKSGSRNTSPGR; from the exons ATGCTGCGAGAGTTGAAGGAGGAGGTGCAGATCAAACCTCTCCTTGAGCAGCAGGTGGAGGTACCATCTCCTCCTAAGCacgaggaagatgaggaggaggaggccgaggaatTTCCTCAAGTGGACAACATCGCCTTCTCTGATCCAGGTCCTTCTACCAGAG ATGTTTCGATCCGAGACAGAGAGATTGGGGCCCCAATCAGTGCTTCAATGGGCGCCATGAGACCCCTTGTTGGGAAGCTGGATATGCTGCTGCAAGCTCCTCTTTTACAACGATGCTCCAACTCCAAGAGGTTCAAGAGGGTCGAGGACGGGATAGGCCTCCTCAAAGATGACGTTCAAAAGATGGGCTCCTACCTTGATCAGCTGTCAGAGGTGGAGGACCCTCCCCTGGCGGCCAATTGCTGGATGAATGAGGCACGTAATCTGTCTTATGACATGGAGGATTACATTGACAGCTTAATATTTGTGGGGCCTGAGAATCCATCCCTTGTTCCCAACAACATCAAGACCACAAGGTCCAACCTCAAATTCAGATTCTGCCTCAAATTCTTGGTTTATGCCAAGACTCCCAAGACTCAGGTTGTTAGCATTGCGGAAACGCTATCAGAATTCAGGATGTATGTCCTTGAGGCAATTGAACGGCACCAGAGATACAATCTCCTTTCTTACAGCACGTTGAAGCGTAGGCTTGTGCCCGTTGGCCCTACGCTGCCAATTCCAACACAGTATGATGAAGAAGCATCGCACATCGTGATCGATGGCTGGATGAGTAAGTTTATCAATTCATTGGTGGATGACGTTGGGGCGGATCAGCAGCTCAAGGTGGTATCTATTCTTGGACCTTCATGTCTGGGTAAAACTACACTTGCCAACGTGTTGTACAGCAGAATTGGGAAGCAATATCATTGTTGTGCTTTCGTTCGGGTGTCGAAGAAACCCGATATGAAGAGGATTTTCTGTGACATTTTCTCGCAACTCCAGCTTCCGGACCACCCATGGGATTTTAGGGAGACTGACCTCATTGATAGTATCAAGAAATACCTACAAAACAAAAG GTATCTGATTATTATTGATGATTTGTGGGAAACATCAGTATGGGATTTAATTAATCAAGCTTTCCCCAAGGGTAGTCAAGGCAGCAGAATAGTAACAACTACACAGATTGAAAACGTAGCAATAGCTTGCTGTTGTTATCAGTCGGAGCATGTCTTTGAAATGCAACCTCTGGATGATGATCACTCAAAAAAGCTATTTTTTAACAGACTCTTTGGCTCTGAAAGTGATTGTCCTGATGAACTGAAACAAGTTTGTGATGAAATTACTGAAATATGTGATGGTTTGCCGCTAGCCACAATCTGCATAGCTAGTCTTCTACGAAGCCAGCCTGTCATGTCAAATGATCTCTTCACATACATCCATCAGTCTTTAATCTCTTGTTTCTCTGCAGTGCCTACTTCTGAAAGAACTAGACAAGCACTGAATCTGAGCTACAATAATCTTCCTCGTTACTTGAAGACATGCCTGCTCTACCTTAATATGTACCCAGAGGGCTACACATTCTTAAAGGACGATTTGGTGAAGCAATGGGTGGCCGAAGGTCTGATTTATGCAATAGAAGGGCAAGACATCGAGAAAGTTGCAGAAAGCTATCTCTATCAACTTATTGGAAGAAGCTTCATCCAGCCGATATCTGTCAGCTACAACAAGGAGGTGTTGTCCTGTCAAGTGCATGGCATGATACATGACCTTATTGCGCACAAGTCTGCAGAAGAGAATTTCATCGTGGCAATAGACTATAGATGTCGAAAGAATGTGTCACTTTCTCACAAAGTCCGTCGACTCTCGCTTGTCTTTGGGGACGCAAGGTATGCCAAGACACCAACAAACATCAGAAACTCGCAAGTTCGGTCAGTTCGATTTTCTGGATTGCTTGAGTCTATGCCTTGTCTTACAGAATTTAAACTTGTTCGTGTCCTAAACCTTCAACTATCTGGTCAAGGCTGCCATGATGATGATATAGCAGACCTCACTGGGATTTCAGAAATGTTTCAACTGAGATATTTGaagattgcatgtgatgtctgcGTCAAACTACCGAGCCATGTGCTACAGTACCTGGGAACACTGGATATTACAGATGCAAGACTTGCTCCTGTTCCATGGGATGTCAATTTCCCACGCTTGCTGCACCTGCACCTGAGTCTTCCTGTCCAGAGAGATCTCCTGGATGGGATAGACAGAATAAGGTCCCCCAGTTTAATGAGCATTGGCAAGCTAAACAACCTGCAGGAGCTTCATCTTACCATTTCTTCACTGTCTACTTTCCAGCATGTGGCGAAAAACATAGAAGCTCTGGGTTCTTTACTCGGAGGTCATGGCAACCTGAAAACTATCGCAGTGGCTCATGCCTCATCGGTTATAAATACCGCAGCTTCAAAATCAAACATTTTATGGGATTGCATGGAACCTCCCCCCCTTCTCCAGAGATTTGAATTCTCCCCGCACAGCAGCTGCATTTTCTCACAGGTACCTCTGTGGGTTGGTAAACTTGGCAACCTATGCATTTTGAAGATTGCAGTGAGGGAACTGATGATGAATTCTGTCGATATTCTCAGAGGATTGCCTGCCCTGACTGCTCTATCGCTGTATGTGCAAACGCCGCctgatgacaatatcatctttgatACGGCTGGGTTCTCAGTTCTCAAGTACTTCAAGTTTACATTCATGCGAGGTATAGCTTGCGTAAAATTTGAGGCGGATGCAATGCCTAATCTCTGGAAGCTCAAGCTAGTTTTCAATATAATCCCCCCAATGGACCAACAACTTATTCTCTGTTCAAACCATCCCCAGTGGAAAACATATGGACATGGTACGGCATTAATCAGCATCGATTATATGCCAGGCCTTAGAGAGATCTTCACAAAATTTGGGGGTGCAGCTGCTGATCTGGAGTATGTCTCGAGGACTGGCGTAATTAGTAATCATCCAAGCAATCCTATAATTGACGTGCAATTAGCGGATTCTGGCTCCTATGCTGATGAAAGCACCGAGACCGAAATAACAAGCACAAATGAGATTCTAGAAGAAAGACcagatgagataattaaatctggTTCTAGGAATACTAGTCCAGGTCGGTGA